From Pseudobdellovibrio exovorus JSS, a single genomic window includes:
- a CDS encoding metal/formaldehyde-sensitive transcriptional repressor — translation MSHVIENKKKLVSRIRRIKGQLEAVERSLEADADCFAVLQTLSACRGGLNGLMGELVEGHITEHVMQNARSPKSSQDKAALELIKVMKTYWK, via the coding sequence ATGTCCCACGTGATTGAAAATAAAAAGAAACTTGTCTCTAGAATTCGTCGTATCAAAGGACAATTAGAAGCCGTCGAGCGCAGTTTAGAGGCTGATGCAGATTGCTTTGCGGTTTTGCAGACTTTATCCGCTTGTCGCGGCGGACTTAATGGCCTTATGGGAGAATTAGTTGAAGGTCATATTACAGAGCATGTGATGCAGAATGCTCGATCTCCGAAGTCATCACAGGATAAAGCCGCGCTCGAATTGATCAAAGTCATGAAAACTTATTGGAAATGA
- a CDS encoding rhodanese-like domain-containing protein: protein MEFKKTHLTCEQVYNIWTSEPELIQVLDLRPQGEYAKGHIPNATAITPEQLPLRLQQIGDRLAILVCAESAEDAIYNQIKNFENFVFLSRCHRWLELNYPVSKSLQPQIVNGIPEISVDDVQSYLFQPQFLEAKNVRLIDVRRPDEFNGELSHIAGATLVTLGPELTDFLEKGDRQQTIVFVCRSGARSGTATAESLKLGYTSTMNMVGGMLSWNDKKFPTERNS from the coding sequence ATGGAATTTAAGAAGACACATTTAACATGCGAACAGGTCTATAATATATGGACATCCGAGCCCGAGCTGATTCAGGTTTTAGATTTGCGTCCTCAAGGGGAATATGCAAAAGGCCATATTCCCAACGCCACTGCTATCACACCTGAACAGTTGCCATTACGTCTGCAACAGATCGGTGATCGGCTAGCTATTCTTGTCTGTGCAGAGTCCGCAGAAGATGCGATATATAACCAAATTAAAAATTTTGAAAATTTTGTTTTTCTAAGTCGTTGTCATCGGTGGCTCGAGCTGAACTATCCTGTATCCAAATCTTTACAACCTCAGATCGTCAATGGCATTCCTGAAATCTCGGTAGATGATGTGCAAAGCTATTTGTTCCAGCCCCAATTTTTAGAAGCAAAAAATGTGCGTTTGATTGATGTTCGTCGTCCTGATGAATTCAATGGCGAACTGTCACATATTGCTGGGGCCACCTTGGTGACATTGGGGCCAGAGCTGACAGATTTTTTAGAAAAAGGGGATCGTCAGCAGACGATTGTATTTGTCTGTCGCAGTGGAGCCAGATCGGGAACGGCCACAGCAGAAAGCCTAAAGCTGGGATATACATCGACCATGAATATGGTGGGTGGTATGTTGTCTTGGAATGATAAAAAATTTCCGACAGAGAGGAACTCATAA
- a CDS encoding YgaP family membrane protein, whose translation MTKNIHPIERTIRILAGAILTSLAFWGPANYWFLLGLVPLATGFLGWCPPYAMLGINTCSLGHKK comes from the coding sequence ATGACAAAAAATATCCACCCTATCGAAAGAACTATTCGTATCCTCGCAGGAGCTATTCTGACTTCATTGGCTTTCTGGGGGCCAGCTAACTACTGGTTTCTGTTGGGCCTAGTGCCGTTAGCTACAGGTTTTCTGGGATGGTGTCCACCCTACGCAATGCTGGGAATTAACACGTGCTCGTTAGGTCATAAAAAATAG
- a CDS encoding DUF1428 domain-containing protein: MAKYVDGFVIKVKKKNMPAYKKMAKLGKKIWLEYGALDYYECAADEFVPWGQGFPKMCNLKKDETILFSFIVYKSKAHRNKVNEKVHADPRMNLDNYDMPFDPKGFALAGFNVLMSK, encoded by the coding sequence ATGGCCAAGTACGTAGACGGATTCGTGATCAAAGTTAAAAAGAAAAATATGCCCGCCTATAAAAAAATGGCGAAGCTTGGCAAAAAAATCTGGTTGGAATACGGAGCCTTAGATTACTACGAATGTGCCGCTGATGAATTTGTGCCATGGGGTCAAGGTTTTCCCAAGATGTGTAATCTGAAAAAAGATGAAACGATTCTTTTTTCTTTTATCGTTTATAAATCCAAAGCTCATCGCAATAAAGTAAATGAAAAAGTTCACGCAGACCCACGTATGAACCTAGACAATTACGATATGCCATTTGACCCCAAAGGCTTTGCGCTAGCGGGTTTTAATGTGCTGATGAGTAAATAA
- a CDS encoding zinc ribbon domain-containing protein YjdM has translation MSTTPKCPQCNSENVYQDGNLWICPECFHEWSAVAVAEEAPAEADTHKRDAFGNILQDGDSVTVIKELKIKGSSSVVKVGTKVKSIRLTDAGDGHDIACKIDGIGSINLKSEFVKKA, from the coding sequence ATGTCAACAACACCTAAATGTCCCCAATGTAATTCTGAAAATGTCTATCAAGATGGCAATCTATGGATTTGCCCCGAGTGCTTCCACGAATGGAGCGCCGTTGCTGTCGCAGAAGAAGCCCCTGCCGAAGCAGATACGCATAAACGCGATGCCTTCGGCAATATCCTGCAAGATGGTGATTCAGTCACAGTGATTAAAGAGCTAAAAATCAAAGGCTCGTCATCCGTTGTGAAAGTCGGCACGAAAGTGAAAAGCATTCGCCTGACCGATGCCGGTGATGGCCACGATATTGCCTGTAAGATTGATGGCATTGGCTCAATTAATTTGAAATCGGAATTCGTTAAGAAGGCCTGA
- a CDS encoding HD domain-containing protein: MLLTIEAALEKKIAQVASSEDPAHDLLHFKRVVQTAKKLCALENAKPEVVIPAAWLHDLVIIPKNDPRRAQASRLSAEAAIKFLQELHYPTEYLGDIAHAIEAHSFSANIPTRTLEAQIVQDADRLDGLGAIGLARCFATAGLLKRPFYSEEDPFCVERPVDDRQFTVDHFYAKLFKTVETLKTAAGRSEGQRRAEIMRQYLDDLKSEI, from the coding sequence ATGCTCTTAACGATAGAGGCGGCTTTAGAGAAAAAAATTGCACAGGTGGCTTCCAGTGAAGATCCGGCCCATGATTTATTGCACTTTAAACGTGTAGTGCAAACGGCTAAGAAGCTCTGTGCATTAGAAAATGCAAAACCAGAAGTCGTCATTCCCGCTGCTTGGTTGCATGATCTGGTCATCATTCCAAAGAATGATCCCCGCCGTGCACAGGCCTCGCGCCTTTCTGCTGAAGCTGCTATCAAATTTCTACAGGAACTCCATTACCCTACAGAGTATCTCGGGGACATTGCCCATGCCATCGAAGCCCATAGTTTCAGTGCGAATATTCCCACACGTACGTTAGAAGCTCAGATCGTGCAAGATGCCGATCGCCTAGATGGTTTAGGCGCCATCGGATTGGCCCGCTGTTTTGCGACTGCTGGATTATTAAAACGTCCTTTTTATTCGGAAGAGGACCCTTTTTGTGTGGAAAGACCTGTGGATGATCGCCAATTCACTGTCGATCACTTCTACGCCAAACTTTTTAAAACAGTAGAGACTTTAAAAACAGCTGCCGGTCGCAGCGAAGGCCAAAGACGCGCGGAAATCATGCGTCAGTATTTGGATGATTTAAAATCAGAAATTTAA
- a CDS encoding YeeE/YedE family protein translates to MQTEWINALLGGVLIGISVSLMLYWNGRVTGISGIINGVLSPLKGDSQWRVLFIAGLVLGGLVMRQMNSDFFENTLQTPMWTVGVAGLLVGFGTIMGSGCTSGHGVCGISRLSPRSLIATVVFMVAGTLAVVLFRKLGILL, encoded by the coding sequence ATGCAGACAGAGTGGATTAATGCCTTATTAGGTGGAGTGCTGATTGGAATTTCCGTTTCACTGATGTTGTACTGGAATGGTCGTGTAACGGGAATCAGCGGCATTATTAACGGCGTGCTGTCGCCATTAAAAGGCGACTCGCAATGGAGAGTTCTTTTTATTGCGGGCCTTGTTCTTGGCGGGCTGGTGATGCGTCAGATGAACTCTGATTTTTTTGAAAACACACTACAGACACCGATGTGGACTGTAGGTGTTGCTGGATTGCTTGTGGGATTCGGTACGATTATGGGAAGCGGCTGCACCAGCGGTCATGGTGTCTGTGGTATCAGTCGCTTGTCACCACGCTCGTTGATAGCCACTGTAGTTTTTATGGTGGCAGGAACTCTGGCGGTCGTGCTCTTTAGAAAGTTAGGGATACTTTTATGA
- a CDS encoding YceI family protein, protein MATKWQIDPTHSSVSFSIKHMMIAKVHGGFEKLSGTLTYDAQNAAASAVDVSIDASSINTREPQRDAHLKSADFFDVEKFPQITFKSKKVEGSGDELKVTGDLSIHGVTKEVTLDVEGPSEELKDPYGNIKIGVSASTKIKRKDFGLTWNAALEAGGVLVGDDVNITLEVQFVKQA, encoded by the coding sequence ATGGCTACCAAATGGCAAATAGACCCAACCCACTCAAGTGTGAGCTTCAGTATTAAACACATGATGATCGCTAAAGTGCATGGCGGGTTTGAAAAACTATCAGGAACGTTAACCTACGACGCACAAAATGCCGCGGCATCGGCAGTGGATGTTAGTATCGATGCCAGCAGTATCAATACTCGCGAGCCACAACGTGATGCCCACTTGAAAAGTGCAGACTTTTTCGATGTGGAAAAATTTCCGCAGATCACCTTTAAATCTAAAAAAGTAGAAGGCTCAGGTGACGAGCTGAAAGTGACAGGTGATCTGAGCATCCACGGCGTGACGAAAGAGGTGACTTTAGATGTTGAAGGTCCATCAGAAGAGTTAAAAGATCCCTATGGAAATATTAAAATCGGTGTTTCAGCCAGTACCAAAATCAAACGTAAAGATTTTGGTTTGACGTGGAATGCGGCACTGGAAGCTGGCGGTGTTTTAGTCGGTGACGATGTGAACATCACGTTGGAAGTGCAATTTGTAAAACAAGCGTAA
- a CDS encoding YeeE/YedE family protein produces MKNSLAALVVGFVFAIGLGLSGMTQPQKVVGFLDIFGQWDPSLMFVMVGAIAVHGISYRLIRRRAKPFWSSEWHVPTKKEITPSLVLGSFVFGVGWALAGFCPGPAITALATFELRPIIFVVSMLIGMLIFRWLDKVLKIKR; encoded by the coding sequence ATGAAAAATTCACTAGCAGCCTTAGTCGTAGGTTTTGTTTTTGCTATTGGATTAGGTTTGTCAGGTATGACTCAACCTCAAAAAGTGGTGGGCTTTTTAGATATTTTTGGTCAATGGGACCCATCATTGATGTTTGTGATGGTGGGAGCTATTGCTGTGCACGGGATCAGCTATCGCCTGATCCGTCGCCGCGCTAAACCATTCTGGTCTAGCGAGTGGCATGTGCCGACGAAAAAAGAAATCACGCCGTCTTTAGTACTCGGTTCTTTCGTGTTTGGTGTGGGCTGGGCACTGGCAGGCTTCTGCCCGGGGCCAGCGATTACAGCCTTGGCCACCTTTGAGTTACGCCCAATAATTTTTGTAGTGAGTATGTTGATCGGTATGTTGATATTCCGCTGGCTGGATAAAGTTCTTAAAATCAAAAGGTAA
- a CDS encoding LysR family transcriptional regulator encodes MIKHPDLNEIVIFVKVVETGSFVRAAEQLEIPKSTVSAKVSSLEKRLGVTLIRRTTRKLHITEAGKDYYQNSVQALRQITSVEEQLHQGQAIPHGLLRITTPVELGGTVMPQVVREFQKKYPEVQLELLLTDRTVDLVAEGYDLAIRAGELKDSSLISKKLGSVYFALFASPQYLKANGTPKTIKDLADHCALHFSALGSRGWQLNGPRGLVTAPLSRQMKINDLNLIKALAVSGTGIALLPTFFCYPEVQKGRLVRVLEDWKSDVRPVRFIYPKQDFLPKKLTAFLEVATEIITQDLRNYSL; translated from the coding sequence ATGATAAAACACCCCGATCTGAATGAAATCGTTATTTTTGTTAAAGTGGTCGAAACCGGCAGCTTCGTACGGGCTGCCGAGCAATTGGAAATACCCAAATCCACTGTTAGCGCCAAAGTCTCGTCATTGGAAAAACGCCTTGGTGTTACATTGATTCGTCGAACGACCCGCAAATTGCATATCACTGAGGCCGGTAAGGACTACTATCAGAACAGTGTGCAAGCGCTACGCCAGATCACCAGTGTGGAAGAACAACTGCATCAGGGCCAAGCGATTCCCCATGGACTTCTACGTATCACGACGCCAGTTGAGTTAGGCGGTACTGTCATGCCGCAGGTCGTGCGTGAATTCCAGAAAAAATATCCCGAGGTGCAATTAGAGTTACTTTTAACAGATAGAACTGTGGACTTAGTTGCGGAAGGTTATGATCTGGCCATTCGCGCCGGAGAGCTGAAAGACTCCAGTTTGATTTCAAAAAAATTAGGTTCGGTCTATTTTGCCCTGTTCGCCAGCCCCCAATATCTAAAAGCGAACGGCACTCCGAAGACGATAAAAGACTTAGCAGATCACTGTGCCTTGCATTTCAGTGCACTGGGTTCACGCGGCTGGCAGTTGAATGGACCACGTGGATTGGTGACAGCACCCTTATCCCGCCAAATGAAAATCAACGATTTGAATTTAATTAAGGCACTGGCGGTATCCGGCACAGGTATCGCGCTGTTGCCGACGTTCTTCTGCTATCCGGAAGTTCAAAAAGGACGACTAGTACGGGTACTCGAGGACTGGAAGTCCGATGTGCGCCCTGTGCGGTTTATCTATCCGAAACAGGATTTCTTGCCGAAGAAGCTCACAGCTTTTCTTGAGGTAGCCACCGAGATCATCACTCAAGATCTACGTAACTACAGTCTTTAA
- a CDS encoding DoxX family membrane protein yields MKSKFTLAARLILGFIFFAGGIVGLFNLVPPPPDLPEKLQTFNAGLMASGYFMPFLKAVETICGAMLLSGFFVPLALVVLAPIVLNIFLVHAFMEPSGLPIAIIIGVLMIFLGFFSTPYSAKIKGLFKARE; encoded by the coding sequence ATGAAATCCAAATTTACTTTAGCAGCGCGTTTGATCTTGGGCTTTATTTTTTTCGCAGGAGGGATTGTCGGTCTATTTAATCTTGTGCCGCCTCCACCAGATCTTCCAGAAAAATTACAGACATTTAATGCCGGTTTGATGGCCAGCGGTTATTTCATGCCCTTCTTAAAGGCTGTAGAAACTATTTGCGGAGCCATGCTACTGAGTGGCTTTTTCGTTCCTTTGGCTCTAGTGGTTTTGGCCCCAATCGTGTTGAACATCTTTTTGGTTCATGCGTTCATGGAGCCAAGTGGATTGCCAATCGCCATCATTATCGGTGTATTGATGATTTTCTTGGGCTTTTTCTCGACGCCCTACTCAGCAAAAATCAAAGGCCTTTTTAAAGCCCGCGAATAA
- a CDS encoding pirin family protein: MLQLRKSNERGLANHGWLKSRHTFSFAEYYDPQQMGFRSLRVINEDRIEGGTGFDAHPHRDMEIISYVVKGALQHQDSIGNKTIIRPNEVQRMTAGTGVVHSEYNAQPEDETHFFQIWIMPAQRGAQPNYGQKSFEKELNSQKLVHVISQDGREGSISINQDADMYISRLKAEDEIEYQLRPTRGAWVQVVTGRLNINGTEIGAGDAASFTQAELLKFRAVEGSEFILFDLA; this comes from the coding sequence ATGCTGCAACTCAGAAAATCAAACGAGCGTGGATTGGCCAATCACGGTTGGCTTAAATCCAGACATACATTCTCATTCGCCGAGTACTACGATCCTCAGCAAATGGGATTCAGGTCCTTACGTGTGATCAATGAAGATCGCATTGAAGGAGGAACTGGTTTTGACGCCCATCCTCATCGTGATATGGAGATTATCTCGTACGTGGTCAAAGGCGCACTTCAACATCAGGATTCGATAGGAAATAAAACGATTATCCGTCCCAACGAAGTGCAACGTATGACTGCGGGAACAGGAGTTGTGCACTCAGAATACAATGCGCAGCCTGAAGACGAGACCCATTTCTTTCAAATCTGGATTATGCCGGCTCAGCGTGGAGCGCAGCCAAACTACGGGCAGAAGTCTTTTGAAAAAGAACTGAATTCACAGAAACTTGTGCACGTGATTTCACAGGACGGACGTGAAGGTTCGATCAGCATCAATCAAGATGCGGATATGTACATCTCGCGCCTGAAAGCTGAGGATGAAATTGAGTATCAATTACGTCCCACGCGCGGTGCTTGGGTGCAGGTGGTGACAGGACGTTTGAACATCAATGGAACTGAAATCGGCGCCGGAGATGCCGCTTCCTTCACGCAGGCCGAACTTCTAAAATTTCGCGCCGTAGAAGGCAGTGAGTTTATATTATTTGATCTGGCCTAA
- a CDS encoding MBL fold metallo-hydrolase, which translates to MKLTLKSPAKSTLQPVVKEFFDKATWTLTYVVYDPDTRDALVIDPVWDYDPAASKMSQDSAAEVLNFIQAQNLQVHYILETHAHADHVSGSQVLKRNLPKAQIGIGARITDVQKVFKNVFNLAADFKTDGSQFDLLLEEGKPLHAGALTVETLYTPGHTPACGTYIIGDAVFTGDALFMPDYGTGRCDFPAGSADDLYSSVQKIYQLPDHYRVFVGHDYMPNGRELAFQSTIQEQKEQNIQLKSNTSREQFVSFRNARDKTLAAPRLLLPSVQVNIDAGHLPQPEDNGTKYLKIPIKE; encoded by the coding sequence ATGAAGCTCACATTGAAATCCCCAGCAAAATCCACATTACAACCTGTAGTGAAAGAGTTTTTTGACAAAGCCACATGGACACTGACCTACGTGGTCTACGACCCCGACACGCGGGATGCCTTGGTGATTGATCCCGTATGGGACTACGATCCGGCGGCTTCTAAAATGTCGCAGGACTCTGCCGCCGAGGTTTTAAATTTTATTCAAGCACAGAATCTTCAGGTGCATTATATTTTAGAAACCCACGCCCACGCCGATCACGTTTCAGGCTCTCAGGTTCTGAAGCGGAATTTACCAAAGGCCCAAATTGGTATCGGTGCCCGCATCACTGATGTACAAAAAGTTTTTAAGAATGTCTTTAATCTGGCTGCTGACTTTAAAACCGATGGTAGCCAATTCGACTTACTCCTAGAAGAGGGAAAACCTCTGCATGCGGGCGCGCTCACTGTAGAGACTCTTTATACTCCGGGGCATACTCCGGCCTGTGGCACTTATATTATTGGCGATGCTGTTTTTACCGGAGACGCTCTCTTCATGCCTGACTATGGCACCGGACGCTGTGACTTCCCTGCAGGCAGTGCAGATGACCTTTACAGCTCAGTCCAAAAAATCTATCAACTGCCAGATCACTACCGCGTTTTTGTGGGCCACGATTACATGCCAAATGGACGAGAGTTAGCATTTCAGTCAACTATCCAAGAACAAAAAGAACAGAACATCCAACTGAAATCCAACACCAGCCGCGAACAGTTTGTCAGCTTTCGCAATGCCCGTGATAAAACGTTGGCGGCACCGAGATTACTGCTACCAAGTGTGCAAGTGAATATCGACGCAGGTCATTTGCCACAGCCAGAAGACAACGGAACTAAATATTTGAAAATACCAATCAAGGAGTAA
- a CDS encoding Crp/Fnr family transcriptional regulator, translating to MEFKQLWTGLPSDVQAEFESAATVIELKRGDSIYKQGDDPRGIYFVQKGLVGLVILGLTGKEHLLRFFRQDQFFGHRSLFSDEKYHASAVALEPTVLHLVPKATILSVLQKQPQMLFDVVKVLSRELRRCENQHVMVLDHQIDVRVAQALIYLKDLHPEHNWTRQEIANFCASTVSTVIKALADLEFRGLIRQEGRSIEILDRDALISLQDDSQ from the coding sequence ATGGAATTCAAACAGTTATGGACAGGGTTACCTTCAGATGTACAAGCCGAGTTTGAGTCTGCTGCCACTGTAATCGAGCTTAAACGGGGCGATAGCATCTATAAACAGGGGGATGATCCCCGCGGGATTTACTTTGTGCAAAAGGGCCTCGTGGGGTTAGTGATTCTGGGGCTGACAGGCAAAGAACATTTACTGCGATTTTTCAGACAAGATCAGTTTTTTGGACATCGTTCGCTATTTTCAGATGAAAAATACCATGCCTCTGCGGTGGCCCTTGAGCCCACTGTTTTGCATCTTGTACCTAAAGCCACAATCCTATCCGTTTTGCAAAAACAGCCGCAGATGTTGTTTGATGTGGTCAAAGTTTTATCCCGCGAACTTCGCCGCTGTGAAAATCAACACGTCATGGTTTTGGATCATCAAATCGATGTGCGAGTGGCACAGGCATTGATTTATTTAAAAGATCTGCACCCAGAACATAACTGGACACGGCAAGAGATCGCCAACTTCTGTGCCAGCACTGTTTCGACAGTGATTAAGGCCTTAGCGGATTTGGAATTCCGTGGACTTATTCGCCAAGAGGGGCGATCCATTGAAATTTTAGATCGAGATGCGCTGATCTCGTTACAAGACGACAGCCAATAG
- the dmeF gene encoding CDF family Co(II)/Ni(II) efflux transporter DmeF, producing MDLSQKPNTAQAIHDGHDYVVQDNQLGKNEKKTFLVVILTFITMVVEISYGYITGSMALLADGWHMASHVGALGISLVVYRLAQSQSLNKKLSFGAGKLIPLGGYTSALMLGLVAVFMAVESFERLLNPVAISFNTAVTVAVVGLVVNIMSVLLLMDSHSHHDHEDHHQHEAHHEGEDHDHDHIHDHNHRSALLHVMADALTSILAIGALLVGRYFGWMWADPLIGILGSLVILKWAFGLAQDTVWELLDGNSKLIKGEEIRKLFAEDVNVKIADLHVWRIAPSAHACELVIHGQELRGTDYYRQRILEKFNIQHLIIEERVSTWPST from the coding sequence ATGGATTTATCGCAAAAGCCAAATACAGCTCAGGCCATACATGATGGACACGACTATGTTGTGCAAGACAATCAGTTGGGAAAAAACGAAAAGAAAACATTTCTAGTGGTGATTTTAACATTCATCACTATGGTGGTGGAAATTTCTTATGGATATATAACTGGATCGATGGCCTTGTTAGCTGATGGTTGGCATATGGCTAGCCATGTGGGCGCTTTGGGAATTTCATTAGTCGTCTACCGCTTAGCTCAATCACAGTCCTTGAATAAAAAGCTATCTTTCGGTGCGGGTAAATTAATTCCCTTAGGCGGGTACACCAGTGCATTGATGTTGGGATTAGTCGCCGTCTTTATGGCTGTGGAATCGTTCGAGCGATTGCTAAACCCAGTTGCTATCAGTTTTAACACAGCAGTAACTGTGGCTGTGGTTGGACTTGTTGTGAATATTATGAGCGTCTTGTTGTTGATGGATTCACACTCACACCATGACCACGAAGACCATCATCAGCATGAGGCCCATCACGAGGGGGAAGACCACGATCATGATCATATACATGATCACAATCATCGCAGTGCTTTGTTGCATGTGATGGCGGATGCGTTAACTTCTATTTTAGCGATTGGAGCTTTGCTGGTCGGGCGTTATTTCGGTTGGATGTGGGCTGACCCTTTGATTGGAATCTTGGGATCGTTAGTGATTTTAAAATGGGCTTTTGGCTTGGCCCAAGACACTGTGTGGGAATTGCTTGACGGCAATTCAAAGCTCATTAAAGGTGAAGAGATACGAAAACTGTTTGCTGAAGATGTGAACGTGAAAATCGCTGATCTTCATGTTTGGCGAATTGCTCCCAGTGCCCATGCCTGCGAGCTGGTTATTCACGGACAAGAACTCAGAGGAACTGACTACTATCGTCAGCGCATTCTGGAAAAGTTCAATATTCAGCACCTCATCATCGAAGAAAGGGTATCCACATGGCCAAGTACGTAG
- a CDS encoding sulfite exporter TauE/SafE family protein → MEILGYGAAILMGLILGLTGGGGSILTVPILVYLFQTEPLLATSYSLFIVGVTSLIGGFFYLRKEEVDLKTGFIFALPSFMGVYLSRHLLLPALPDPVFRIFHSDISKATLVMVLFAILMLLTSVSMLRGQKQKQEQKQKNNQDTLSAKNNTKKWALTALQGFLVGAVTGFVGAGGGFLIIPALVLFAGLPIRKAVGTSLFIIAANSLFGFSKDLQQGISVDWILALTILTIATVGLFGGAMLSEKIPEKYLKTGFGYFVLVMGFGVLLDQVLRLI, encoded by the coding sequence ATGGAAATCCTAGGTTATGGTGCAGCTATTCTGATGGGACTGATTCTAGGATTAACCGGAGGCGGTGGCTCTATTCTGACAGTTCCTATTTTGGTCTACCTTTTCCAAACAGAACCTTTATTGGCGACATCCTATTCTTTATTTATCGTCGGTGTGACCTCACTGATTGGAGGCTTTTTTTATCTTCGCAAAGAGGAAGTGGATCTGAAAACAGGATTCATCTTTGCCTTACCGAGTTTTATGGGAGTCTATTTAAGTCGACACCTACTTTTGCCGGCATTGCCAGATCCTGTCTTTCGCATTTTTCATTCTGATATCAGTAAGGCCACATTGGTGATGGTCTTATTTGCTATTTTAATGTTGCTGACGTCGGTCTCGATGCTGCGTGGCCAAAAACAAAAACAAGAACAAAAGCAAAAAAATAACCAAGATACCTTGAGTGCCAAGAATAACACCAAGAAGTGGGCGTTGACGGCTTTGCAGGGATTTTTAGTCGGTGCTGTGACGGGATTTGTTGGGGCCGGAGGAGGATTTTTAATTATCCCAGCCTTAGTTCTTTTTGCTGGTCTTCCCATAAGAAAAGCGGTGGGAACTTCACTGTTTATCATTGCGGCGAATTCACTATTTGGATTTTCTAAAGATTTACAGCAAGGTATTTCTGTAGACTGGATATTGGCCCTTACGATTTTGACAATTGCGACAGTAGGTCTGTTTGGCGGTGCCATGTTGTCAGAAAAAATCCCAGAAAAATATCTGAAGACTGGGTTTGGTTATTTTGTATTGGTTATGGGCTTTGGGGTCCTACTAGATCAAGTTTTACGCTTAATTTAA